The Bacteroides sp. DNA segment TTGCTGAGGATGAGATCGGCCCGGCCTGGGATGAACGCAGCCAAATTCCCGTTGACAGTCTGGACCGGAGGGGGCAGCCCCTGAAAGCCACCTTGTACCGCTTCCTGTCGTCGAAGGGGCTGAAGAAGGACCGTGCTGGGATTCTTTCGCTGAGCGATGAAGAAGTCCGGGCCATCGAGCACGGGGTGCCCAACCACCTGTACATGGGCTGGCCCCACGTTTTCACGCGTCTGCACCAAAGCGCCTGGGAAGTGATGGAATACCAGCGGACGGGTAACCCGAGCGGACATACCTTCACCCAAAGGCTGGAGCTATGGAAGGCTTCGGTGGTTGCCTTTAAACAACATCCCCTTCTGGGATGGGGCACTGGTGATGTTTTCATGGCAATGGATTACGGGCTGAGAACCATAGACTCACAACTGGACAATTTCAGGATGAAGCCTCATAACCAATTCCTGATCCTGTTACTGATGGCAGGAGTATTTGGAACGATTGCAGTATTCGCCCTTTATTTTTGGTTTATTCGCAGCACCCGGGCCAGCCGATTCCTGCCCTTCAACCTGTTCCTGGTAATCATGCTGGTGGCGATGCTGGGCAACAACCCCTTGGACGCCCAGATCGGGTTAAGCTTCTTTGTGTTCTTTTCCCTGTTCTTCGGGCTATTTTATGAAGAAAAGAAAGCCTGCAAAAAAGAAACAGCAGAAAGAAAATAATCCTCCCTCCTGCTTATTGCAAAACAACCAAGATTAAAATTTTCAAATTTAAACAGCCACGTTGTACTGGCGAAGGGCGTCGTTGAGGCTGGTTTTGCGGTCGGTGCTTTCCTTACGTTTCCCGATGATGAGGGCACAGGGCACCTGATAGGTCCCCGCGGCAAATTGTTTAGGAAGGGTTCCCGGGATCACCACAGAACGGGCAGGCACGCGGCCAACATATTCCACAGGTTGTTCGCCACTGACATCGATTATTTTGGTAGAAGCCGTCAGCACCACATTGGCACCCAGCACGGCCTCCTTTTCCACGCATACGCCTTCAACAACAATGCAACGCGAACCGATGAAGCAATCGTCCTCGATGATGACCGGGGCGGCCTGAACGGGTTCGAGCACGCCCCCGATACCCACGCCCCCGCTGAGGTGCACGTGACTCCCGATCTGCGCGCAGCTGCCCACCGTAGCCCAGGTATCGACCATGGTGCCGCGCCCCACGTAGGCGCCGATGTTCACATAGGAAGGCATCATGATCACG contains these protein-coding regions:
- a CDS encoding 2,3,4,5-tetrahydropyridine-2,6-dicarboxylate N-succinyltransferase, with translation MMEQYKELRSIIEKAWENREELKTKATADAVAAVIELLDKGKLRVAEPADGQWLVSDWVKKAVILYFPLRKMETIEAGPFEFHDKIPLKKGYKELGVRVVPHAIARYGAYLAPDVIMMPSYVNIGAYVGRGTMVDTWATVGSCAQIGSHVHLSGGVGIGGVLEPVQAAPVIIEDDCFIGSRCIVVEGVCVEKEAVLGANVVLTASTKIIDVSGEQPVEYVGRVPARSVVIPGTLPKQFAAGTYQVPCALIIGKRKESTDRKTSLNDALRQYNVAV